From a region of the Methanolobus tindarius DSM 2278 genome:
- a CDS encoding UDP-N-acetylglucosamine--N-acetylmuramyl-(pentapeptide) pyrophosphoryl-undecaprenol N-acetylglucosamine transferase produces the protein MKVMIFVCGEGLGHTSRCISIGRELASAGHDVHVGAYGYSKELIERKGLKTHKVPSEITLVGKAGSLNLKKSILATFKRGQFLGIIKIRKLLKRTKPDVVISDSYFMGMLSAKSRGIPCYLIVNQSNMEEFFKGKGVSSKIVAELVKKSYTGMFRMADKVIIPDFPLPHTVCRKNLEFRKKTWEKVFFSGPLIGKTFGETKTRELQRPHVLCTVGGFGYREPIFRKVIEAAGLDSSINYTLLSGPSVDPASLGELPENVTILKFIDDQFPYMKASDLVIAPGGHSTMMEALSFGVPMISVPDQKHSEQQNNAFVIEEDGLGKMMDYSASPEDILENVRLLISDEKYRNKLAEMREMAVELNGPKAVRLLVEEIGN, from the coding sequence ATGAAAGTAATGATATTTGTCTGCGGCGAAGGTCTTGGACACACCAGCCGATGTATATCCATTGGAAGAGAGCTTGCTTCTGCAGGGCATGATGTACATGTTGGCGCTTACGGGTATTCTAAGGAACTTATTGAACGTAAGGGACTTAAGACCCACAAGGTCCCCTCGGAAATAACTCTTGTCGGTAAAGCAGGTTCTCTGAATCTGAAAAAGTCTATTCTTGCAACTTTCAAGAGAGGACAGTTTCTGGGCATAATAAAAATACGCAAGCTCCTCAAGAGAACAAAGCCTGATGTTGTAATATCAGACAGTTATTTCATGGGAATGCTAAGTGCTAAATCCCGCGGTATTCCATGCTATTTGATTGTGAACCAGTCAAATATGGAGGAGTTCTTTAAGGGTAAAGGCGTGTCAAGTAAAATAGTAGCCGAGCTTGTGAAAAAATCTTACACCGGAATGTTCAGGATGGCTGATAAAGTAATAATTCCTGATTTTCCGTTGCCACACACAGTATGCAGGAAGAATCTGGAGTTCAGGAAAAAGACATGGGAAAAAGTGTTTTTCAGTGGTCCGCTTATAGGAAAGACCTTTGGGGAAACAAAAACCAGAGAACTACAGCGTCCGCACGTACTCTGTACAGTTGGTGGATTTGGCTACCGTGAACCAATTTTTAGAAAAGTAATTGAAGCTGCAGGTCTGGATAGTTCCATCAATTATACTTTGCTTTCAGGCCCAAGCGTTGACCCTGCAAGTCTTGGAGAATTACCGGAGAATGTTACAATTCTGAAATTCATCGATGACCAGTTCCCATATATGAAGGCTTCAGACCTTGTTATCGCTCCTGGAGGTCACAGTACCATGATGGAAGCCCTGAGCTTTGGAGTTCCGATGATAAGCGTTCCTGATCAGAAGCATAGTGAACAGCAGAACAATGCTTTTGTTATTGAGGAAGATGGCCTTGGAAAAATGATGGACTACTCTGCATCTCCCGAAGATATACTTGAAAACGTCAGGCTGCTTATTAGTGATGAAAAGTACAGAAACAAGCTTGCAGAAATGCGTGAGATGGCAGTGGAATTGAACGGACCGAAGGCCGTAAGGTTGTTAGTTGAAGAAATTGGAAATTAA
- a CDS encoding DedA family protein: MSNWEFIVPYLEHLSYVGIFITLGFLGHFIPLPEEVLLLIVGYIVSLGFGNLWIVIVVSLIAGASGDILLYWLSKNGSKLLSRFDSNKDKKKIARYEHLMENHGGKTIFTFRLIVGLRFFGPVVAGSANVPWRKFVFYDLLALLSFYPVLITAGYIFHSNLQNLITDVSVLSHVIFFAVMGLIAIVLSIYYKKNFSR; encoded by the coding sequence ATGAGTAATTGGGAGTTTATAGTACCTTATCTTGAACATCTTTCATATGTGGGTATTTTCATAACTCTCGGTTTTCTGGGACATTTCATTCCGCTGCCGGAAGAAGTTCTTCTACTCATCGTAGGTTACATTGTCAGTCTTGGTTTCGGAAATCTCTGGATAGTAATCGTTGTCAGTCTGATTGCAGGTGCTTCCGGGGATATATTGCTCTACTGGCTCAGTAAAAACGGAAGCAAATTACTATCACGTTTCGATAGTAATAAAGATAAGAAAAAGATTGCCCGTTATGAGCATTTAATGGAGAACCACGGTGGCAAAACCATTTTCACATTCCGGCTTATAGTAGGCCTTCGCTTTTTCGGCCCTGTAGTTGCCGGGTCTGCAAACGTGCCCTGGCGCAAATTCGTATTCTATGACCTGTTAGCCCTTTTGTCATTTTACCCAGTTCTCATAACAGCAGGATACATATTCCATAGCAATCTCCAGAACCTGATAACTGATGTCAGTGTTCTGAGTCATGTAATCTTCTTTGCCGTTATGGGCTTAATCGCAATAGTCCTTAGTATCTATTACAAGAAGAACTTCTCACGCTGA
- a CDS encoding SIMPL domain-containing protein — MSSDNKNDKSYFAIIALSVVLVVMSLTIYAISQDGTEQTTADTITMSGYAEQNVVPDTASLSIGAVIQAETAQEASDENAAIMSAVISELKALGLEDKEIQTSYVSVYPVYNYDGERTITGYSASNSVQVTTTKLDYLSDIIDKSTASGANQIGSISFSVSDDMQDELREELVSEAVGNARAKANELADTLDLKITGVQTASINSNSNSKIYYAMDVEEAAMDAGGVSTPIEPGESTVSMSVQVTYYIE; from the coding sequence ATGTCATCTGACAATAAAAACGATAAATCATATTTCGCCATCATTGCGCTATCAGTAGTGCTGGTGGTGATGTCACTAACTATATATGCCATCTCACAGGATGGAACTGAACAAACTACAGCAGACACAATTACCATGAGCGGATACGCCGAACAGAATGTCGTCCCTGACACCGCATCATTAAGTATAGGCGCTGTCATCCAGGCCGAAACAGCACAGGAAGCATCTGACGAGAATGCTGCCATAATGAGCGCTGTCATATCAGAACTCAAAGCCCTCGGCCTTGAAGACAAGGAAATACAGACATCCTATGTTTCCGTGTATCCGGTCTATAATTATGACGGGGAACGAACCATCACAGGTTATTCCGCATCCAACAGCGTACAGGTCACAACCACAAAACTCGATTACCTGAGCGATATCATCGACAAATCAACTGCATCAGGTGCTAACCAGATAGGAAGTATTTCCTTTTCAGTCTCTGATGACATGCAGGATGAACTTCGTGAAGAGCTTGTAAGTGAAGCTGTAGGCAATGCAAGAGCAAAGGCCAACGAACTTGCTGACACCCTTGATCTAAAAATCACAGGTGTGCAGACTGCATCCATAAACAGCAACAGTAATTCTAAAATCTACTATGCAATGGATGTAGAAGAAGCAGCAATGGATGCAGGCGGAGTTTCCACACCAATAGAACCAGGAGAGTCCACAGTTTCAATGTCAGTACAGGTAACATACTACATTGAATGA